From the genome of Lotus japonicus ecotype B-129 chromosome 6, LjGifu_v1.2, one region includes:
- the LOC130721910 gene encoding uncharacterized protein LOC130721910: MIFPYLPNRVIRQFGRIQYVPDPPPSSVTCRECDRRFAHWNDHICHLSEEAAFPFQTTGEYTPWYIKVSHPYMVPDEYKGDRFAFLENQFAELALYSGIAVDPTTDGSPPPGSPMWDVVHNMHTIIEGAVHGRGRKIRGRDSGAGPSNSGR, translated from the exons ATGATATTCCCATACCTCCCAAATCGAGTCATCAGGCAGTTTGGCCGGATCCAGTATGTGCCAGATCCCCCACCATCGTCAGTTACGTGCCGGGAGTGTGATCGTAGATTTGCGCACTGGAATGATCACATTTGCCATCTGTCGGAAGAAGCTGCTTTCCCTTTTCAGACCACTGGCGAATACACTCCTTGGTATATCAAGGTCTCACACCCTTACATGGTCCCAGATGAGTACAAAGGCGACCGCTTCGCATTTCTAGAG AACCAGTTTGCGGAGCTTGCGTTGTACTCTGGCATTGCGGTTGATCCGACGACAGATGGATCGCCCCCGCCGGGTTCACCGATGTGGGATGTGGTGCACAATATGCATACCATCATCGAGGGAGCAGTGCACGGGAGGGGAAGAAAGATTAGGGGACGGGACTCGGGAGCTGGGCCTTCAAATTCTGGGCGTTAG
- the LOC130724334 gene encoding uncharacterized protein LOC130724334, protein MFGASEVNQMCLALTVKDTKPVGEDKWMMIPNMAYLISTTYKFIVLTIANTGCNTFYPLKGKADLVEEHKFMPIVLVNKDHFVGVTLREGHPMPTTAHLWAYNCHPDARKWEEPYKERIEEYAAYLKQKNGGCSDDIIDLSDD, encoded by the exons ATGTTTGGAGCCAGCGAGGTTAACCAAATGTGTTTAGCTCTAACAGTTAAGGATACTAAGCCCGTAGGTGAAGACAAGTGGATGATGATACCAAATATGGCCTACCTTATTTCCACAACATATAAGTTCATAGTGTTGACTATTGCTAATACCGGATGCAACACTTTTTATCCGTTAAAGGGAAAGGCGGACCTAGTGGAAGAACACAAATTCATGCCGATTGTGCTTGTCAATAAAGATCATTTCGTTGGG GTTACTCTTCGTGAAGGCCATCCAATGCCGACCACAGCTCACTTGTGGGCATACAACTGTCACCCGGATGCAAGAAAATGGGAAGAGCCTTACAAAGAGCGCATTGAAGAATACGCGGCTTATCTGAAACAAAAAAATGGAGGATGTAGTGATGATATTATTGACCTTAGTGATGATTAA